One window of Perca flavescens isolate YP-PL-M2 chromosome 6, PFLA_1.0, whole genome shotgun sequence genomic DNA carries:
- the ubr5 gene encoding E3 ubiquitin-protein ligase UBR5 isoform X10: protein MTSIHFVVHPLPGTEDQLNDRLREVSEKLNKYSYNSHPHLSLLEQATLKQCVVGPNHAGFLLEDGRVCRISFAVQPDRLELSKPDGSDGSKLSSGSGTGRSSRPGRTSDPPWFLSGSDTLGRLAGNTLGSRWSSGVNGGSGGGGSGGGAGGGGAGGGSSGGGGGGSGGGGTSGRSSTAARDSRRQTRVIRTGRDRGSGLLGSQPQPVIPASVIPEELITQAQVVLQGKSRSVIIRELQRTNLDVNLAVNNLLSRDDEDGDDGDDTASESYLPGEDLMSLLDADIHSAHPSVIIDADAMFSEDISYFGYPSFRRSSLSRLGSSRVLLLPLERDSELLRERESVLRLRERRWLDGASFDTERGSTSREGEPSLDKKSIPVQSPVSLGEELQWWPDKDGVKFVSIGAMFSELVAVSSKGELYQWKWSEPEPYRNTQNPSVHHPRISFLGLANEKITLLSANCIRATVATETNKVATWVDDTLSTVASKLEHSAQAFSELQGERMVSLHCCALYTCAQLENSLYWWGVVPFSQRKKMLEKARAKNKKPKSSAGISSIPNITVGTQVCLRNNPLYHAGAVAFSVNAGIPKVGLLLESVWNMNDSCRFQLRSPESLKNLEKTTKTQDIKTESKPELVKTEMGPPPSPASTCSDTSSIASSASLPYKRRRSTPAPKEEEKVNEEQWPLREVVFVEDVKNVPVGKVLKVDGAYVAVKFPGTSSSMSNQSTAAPTDSDPSSLLQDCRLLRIDELQVVKTGGTPKVPDCFQRTPKKLCIPEKAEILAVNVDSKGVHAVLKTGNWVRYCIFDLATGKAEQENNFPTSNLAFLGQSERNVAIFTAGQESPIILRDGNGTIYPMAKDCMGGIRDPDWLDLPPINSLGMGVHSLANLPSNSTIKKKAAIIIMAVEKQTLMQHVLRCDYEACRQYLVNLEQAFLLDQGSQALGALLDHRCDGNRNILHAAVSVCFPVSNKETKEEEEAERSERNTFAERLSAVEAIANAISVVSSNSSGNRTGSSSSRGLRLREMMRRSLRAAGLGRHESGPSSSDHQDPVSPPIAPPSWVPDPPPMDPDGDIDFILAPAVGSLTTASTGTSQGPSTSTIPGPSTEPSVVESKDRKANAHLILKLMCDSVVLRPHLRELLSAKDARGMTPFMLAVSGRAYPAAITVLEAAQKMAKVGDPGITEKEDADSVFMEMICPSGTNPDDSPLYVLCCNDTCSFTWTGAEHINQDIFECRTCGLLESLCCCTECARVCHKGHDCKLKRTSPTAYCDCWEKCKCKTLIAGQKAARLDLLYRLLTTTNLVTTPNSRGEHILLFLVQTVARQSVEHCQYRPPRIREDRNRKAANAEDSDMPDHDLEPPRFAQLALERVLQDWNALKSMIMFGSQENKDPLSASSRIAHLLPEEQVYLNQQSGTIRLDCFTHCLIVKCAPDITFIDTLLGTLVKELQNKYTPGRREEAVNVTRRFLRSVARVFVILSVEMASSKKKNNFIPQPIGKCRRVFQALLPYAVEELCNVAESLIVPVRMGIARPTAPFTLASTSIDAVQGSEELFSVEPLPPRPSPDQSSSSSQTAASYIIRNPQPRRSSQSQPVRGRDEEQDDIVSADVEEVEVVEGVAGEEDHHDDQEEPGEENAEAEGQHDEHDEDGSDMELDLLAAAETESDSESNHSNQDNASGRRSVVTAATAGSEAGASSVPAFFSEDDSQSNDSSDSDSSSSQSDDVDQETFLLDEPLERTTSASHANSAAQAPRSMQWAVRNTPSQRATGSAPSSSSTPAASSTGLIYIDPTNLRRSSAISSSAAAAAAALEASNSSSYLTSASSLARAYSIVIRQISDLMSLIPKYNHLVYSQYPAAVKLTYQDAVNLQNYVEEKLIPTWNWMVSIMDSTEAQLRYGSALSSAGDPGHPSHPLHASQHSARRERMTAREEASLRTLEGRRRAATLLTARQGMMSARGDFLNYALSLMRSHNDEHSDVLPVLDVCSLKHVAYVFQALIYWIKAMNQQTTLDTPQMDRKRNREILELGLDNEDSEHENDEDTNQSSTLQDKDEDPVPAETGQNHPFFRRSDSMTFLGCIPPNPFDVPLAEAIPLADQPHLLQPNARKEDLFGRPSQGLYSSSYMATKGLAEASMDRNCLEILPTKMSYSANLKNVMSMETGQRSTENQSLAEQEMEASKPGPSPHDLAAQLKSSLLAEIGLTESDGPPLPSFRPHCSFMGMMISHDMLLGRWRLSLELFGRVFMEDVGAEPGSILTELGGFEVKESKFRREMEKLRNLQSRDLALEVDRDRDQLIQQTMRQLNTHFGRRCTTTPMAVHRVKVTFKDEPGEGSGVARSFYTAIALALLSNDKLPNLDCVQSVSKGMQASSTCHHDYNSNLMQRLRNRDRERERRSGGLRAGSRRDRDRDSRRQLSIDTRPFRPSSEGNPSDEPDPLPAHRQALGERLYPRVHAMQPAFASKITGMLLELSPAQLLLLLASEDSLRARVEEAMELLIAHGRENGADSILDLGLLEAPEKAQQQENRKRHGSTRSVVDMELDDPDDGDDNAPLFYQPGKRGFYSPRPGKNTEARLNCFRNIGRILGLCLLQNELCPITLNRHVIKVLLGRKVNWHDFAFFDPVMYESLRQLIRHSQAGEADAVFAAMDLAFAIDLCKEEGAGQVELLSGGVNMPVTPLNVYEYVRKYAEHRMLVVAEQPLHAMRKGLLDVLPKNALEDLTAEDFRLLVNGCGEVNVQMLISFTSFNDESGENADKLLQFKRWFWSIVEKMSMTERQDLVYFWTSSPSLPASEEGFQPMPSITIRPPDDQHLPTANTCISRLYVPLYSSKQILKQKLLLAIKTKNFGFV from the exons GCTCCGTGAAGTCTCAGAGAAGCTCAACAAATACAGCTATAACAG TCATCCACACCTTAGTCTGCTGGAGCAGGCTACTTTAAAACAATGTGTTGTCGGTCCAAACCATGCCGGTTTTCTCCTTGAG GATGGGCGTGTGTGCAGAATCAGCTTCGCTGTCCAGCCTGATCGCCTGGAGCTCAGCAAACCGGATGGCAGCGATGG TTCAAAGTTGAGCAGTGGTTCAGGGACAGGAAGGAGCTCCAGGCCAGGCAGGACTAGTGATCCGCCCTGGTTCCTGTCTGGCTCTGACACACTGGGCAGACTGGCAGGCAACACCCTTGG GAGTCGCTGGAGCTCTGGCGTAAATGGAGGCAGTGGAGGAGGTGGAAGtggaggaggagcagggggAGGTGGAGCTGGAGGTGGCagcagtggaggaggagggggtggaaGTGGAGGCGGAGGCACGTCGGGCAGGTCATCAACAGCAGCCCGTGATTCCCGTCGACAGACCAGGGTGATCCGTACAGGAAGGGATCGCGGCTCGGGCCTGCTAGGTAGCCAGCCTCAGCCCGTCATACCAGCGTCTGTCATCCCTGAAGAACTTATTACTCAG GCCCAGGTAGTCCTTCAGGGGAAGTCCAGGAGTGTGATCATTAGGGAACTCCAGAGGACCAACCTGGATGTCAACCTCGCCGTCAACAACCTGCTGAGCCGGGATGATGAAGATGGAGATGATGGAGACGACACAGCCAGCGAGTCCTACCTCCCTGGAG AGGACCTGATGTCCCTGTTGGATGCAGACATTCACTCGGCTCATCCCAGTGTGATTATTGATGCTGATGCCATGTTCTCTGAGGACATCAGCTATTTTGGCTACCCCTCTTTTAGACGCTCATCGCTGTCTCGCCTGGGATCCTCCAGAG TTCTCCTTCTTCCCTTAGAGCGCGACTCCGAGCTGTTGCGTGAGCGTGAGTCTGTATTGAGGTTACGTGAGCGCCGGTGGCTGGATGGAGCCTCGTTCGACACCGAGCGAGGCTCCACCAGCCGCGAGGGCGAGCCCAGCTTGGACAAGAAAAGCATCCCGGTCCAGAGCCCTGTCTCCTTGGGAGAGGAGCTCCAGTGGTGGCCTGACAAG GATGGTGTGAAGTTTGTAAGCATCGGAGCCATGTTCTCAGAGCTAGTGGCTGTCAGCTCCAAAGGAGAGCTCTATCAGTGGAAGTGGAGCGAACCTGAACCCTACAGGAATACACAG AATCCTTCGGTTCATCACCCGCGTATATCTTTCCTGGGTCTGGCCAATGAGAAGATCACCTTATTGTCTGCCAATTGCATCAGAGCCACAGTAGCTACAGAGACAAATAAG gtGGCAACCTGGGTGGATGACACACTGAGCACAGTGGCCTCTAAGCTGGAGCACAGTGCTCAGGCCTTCTCTGAGCTGCAGGGGGAACGTATGGTGTCACTGCACTGCTGTGCACTCTACACTTGTGCACAGCTGGAGAATAGCCTCTACTGGTG GGGTGTTGTGCCTTTTAGTCAACGGAAGAAGATGCTTGAAAAGGCCAGAGCCAAGAACAAAAAGCCAAAGTCCAGTGCTGGCATCTCCTCAATACCAAACATTACCGTGGGAACACAG GTGTGCTTGAGGAATAACCCCCTCTACCATGCCGGTGCAGTGGCCTTTTCTGTCAATGCTGGCATTCCCAAAGTGGGCCTCCTGTTGGAGTCTGTCTGGAACATGAACGACAGTTGCAGGTTCCAGCTGCGCTCACCAGAGAGCCTCAAGAACCTGGAAAAGACCACTAAGACCCAGGATATCAA GACTGAAAGCAAGCCAGAGCTGGTGAAGACTGAGATGggtcctcctccctccccagcATCTACCTGCAGTGATACCTCTTCCATTGCTAGCAGTGCCTCACTGCCCTACA AGCGAAGGCGTTCTACCCCGGCTCccaaagaggaggagaaggtgaaTGAGGAGCAGTGGCCTCTCAGGGAGGTGGTGTTTGTGGAGGACGTTAAAAATGTCCCTGTGGGAAAG GTGCTTAAAGTGGATGGCGCCTATGTTGCTGTGAAGTTTCCAGGGACATCAAGCAGCATGAGCAACCAGAGCACTGCTGCTCCCACTGACTCTGACCCATCATCACTGTTGCAGGACTGTAGGCTCCTCAGAATAGATGAGCTGCAG GTGGTCAAGACTGGTGGGACTCCTAAAGTTCCTGATTGTTTTCAGCGCACACCTAAAAAGCTCTGTATCCCAGAAAAGGCAGAGATTCTGGCCGTGAATGTTGACTCCAAAG GAGTCCACGCAGTGCTGAAAACTGGTAACTGGGTGAGGTACTGTATCTTTGACCTGGCCACAGGCAAAGCTGAACAGGAGAATAACTTCCCAACCAGTAACCTGGCCTTCCTGGGCCAGAGTGAGCGCAATGTCGCCATCTTTACTGCAGGACAG GAATCTCCCATCATTCTACGAGATGGAAATGGCACAATCTACCCTATGGCCAAAGACTGCATGGGTGGTATTCGAGATCCTGATTGGTTGGACCTGCCTCCTATAAACAGCCTGGGAATGGGGGTGCACTCTCTGGCCAATCTCCCCTCTAACTCCACAATTAAAAAGAAAGctgctattattattatggctGTCGAG AAACAGACGCTGATGCAGCATGTGCTGCGTTGTGACTATGAGGCATGTCGGCAGTACCTGGTGAACCTTGAGCAGGCTTTCTTGTTGGATCAGGGCAGCCAGGCCCTCGGAGCACTTCTGGATCATCGCTGTGATGGAAACCGCAACATCCTCCATGCCGCTGTCTCCGTCTGCTTCCCTGTTAGTAACAAGGAGACCAAAGAGGAAGAAG AAGCTGAAAGGTCGGAGAGAAACACATTTGCAGAGCGACTATCGGCTGTGGAGGCAATTGCCAATGCCATCTCTGTGGTTTCAAGCAATAGTTCTGGGAATAGGACTGGCTCCTCCAGCAGCAGAGG GCTTCGTCTGAGGGAGATGATGCGGAGGTCTCTAAGAGCAGCTGGTCTCGGCCGTCATGAGTCTGGCCCATCATCCAGTGACCACCAGGACCCTGTGTCACCACCCATTGCCCCTCCAAGCTGGGTCCCTGACCCCCCACCCATGGACCCTG aTGGTGACATTGACTTCATTCTAGCACCAGCTGTGGGTTCACTTACCACTGCCTCCACTGGGACTAGCCAGGGACCCAGCACCTCCACCATACCAG GGCCGTCCACTGAGCCATCTGTGGTCGAATCTAAAGACAGGAAGGCAAACGCCCACCTTATCCTGAAGCTGATGTGTGACAGTGTTGTTCTGAGGCCACACCTCCGGGAGCTGCTCTCTGCCAA GGATGCCCGTGGAATGACCCCATTCATGCTGGCAGTCAGTGGGAGAGCCTACCCGGCAGCCATCACTGTTCTGGAGGCTGCGCAGAAAATGGCCAAGG TGGGTGACCCAGGCATTACAGAGAAGGAGGATGCAGATTCTGTGTTCATGGAAATGATTTGCCCCTCGGGGACCAACCCAGATGATTCGCCCCTCTATGTTCTCTGCTGCAACGACACCTGCAGTTTCACTTGGACTGGAGCTGAGCACATTAACCAG GATATCTTTGAGTGTCGGACCTGTGGTTTGCTCGAGTCCCTCTGCTGCTGCACTGAGTGTGCAAGGGTGTGTCACAAAGGACATGACTGCAA GCTGAAGAGGACCTCTCCCACAGCATACTGTGACTGCTGGGAGAAATGTAAGTGTAAAACGCTGATCGCCGGTCAGAAGGCTGCTCGCTTGGATCTGCTTTACAGGTTACTCACAACCACCAACCTGGTCACAACACCAAACAGCAG GGGAGAGCATATTTTACTGTTCCTGGTGCAGACTGTTGCCAGGCAGAGTGTTGAGCACTGTCAGTACAGACCACCACGCATCAGAGAAGACAGGAACCGCAAGGCTGCAAATGCAGAAG ACTCTGATATGCCAGACCATGACCTAGAACCTCCCCGCTTTGCTCAGCTGGCTCTGGAGAGGGTCTTGCAGGACTGGAACGCCCTCAAGTCTATGATCATGTTTGGCTCTCAGGAGAATAAAGACCC aCTTAGTGCCAGCAGCAGAATTGCCCACCTTCTGCCTGAAGAACAGGTCTACTTGAATCAGCAGAGTGGCACCATTCGCCTCGACTGTTTCACCCACTGCCTCATTGTCAAGTGTGCTCCTGACATAACT TTCATAGACACCTTACTGGGTACACTAGTAAAGGAGCTGCAGAACAAGTACACTCCTGGCCGAAGAGAGGAGGCAGTCAATGTCACCAGGAGGTTCCTACGCTCTGTTGCCCGGGTATTTGTCATCCTAAGCGTGGAGATGGCCTCATCCAAGAAGAAAAA CAACTTCATCCCCCAGCCCATTGGGAAATGTCGGCGAGTTTTCCAAGCCCTACTGCCATACGCTGTGGAGGAGCTGTGTAATGTAGCAGAGTCGCTGATTGTTCCGGTGCGAATGGGTATAGCGAGACCTACTGCTCCTTTCACTTTGGCCAGCACCAGTATTGATGCTGTTCAGGGCAGCGAGGAGCTCTTCTCTGTTGAACCGCTGCCTCCGAGACCTTCACCTGACCAGTCCAGCAG TTCCAGCCAGACAGCTGCCTCTTATATCATCAGGAACCCCCAGCCTCGGCGCAGCAGCCAGTCTCAGCCTGTCAGAGGAAGAGACGAGGAGCAGGATGACATCGTGTCAGCAGATGTGGAAGAG GTTGAAGTTGTAGAGGGAGTAGCTGGTGAGGAAGACCATCATGACGACCAAGAGGAACCGGGAGAGGAAAATGCTGAGGCAGAAGGGCAGCATGATGAGCATGACGAGGATG GAAGTGACATGGAGCTGGATCTGCTGGCAGCAGCTGAAACGGAGAGTGACAGTGAAAGTAACCACAGCAATCAGGATAACGCTAGCGGCCGCAGGAGTGTGGTCACAGCAGCCACTGCTGGCTCTGAAGCAG GTGCCAGCAGTGTTCCTGCCTTCTTTTCAGAGGATGACTCCCAGTCCAACGACTCCAGCGACtccgacagcagcagcagtcagagtGACGATGTCGATCAGGAGACATTCCTGTTGGACGAGCCGCTGGAGAGGACAACTAGCGCTTCCCACGCCAACAGTGCAGCCCAGGCCCCTCGCTCCATGCAGTGGGCTGTTCGGAATACACCCAGCCAGAGGGCCACTGGAAGTGCTCCCTCCAGCTCCTCCACACCAGCTG CAAGCTCCACAGGCCTGATATATATTGACCCTACCAACCTGCGTCGCTCGAGCGCTATCAGCTCCAGTGCTGCTGCGGCGGCGGCGGCTCTGGAGGCCAGCAACTCCAGCAGCTACCTGACGTCTGCCAGCAGCCTGGCCCGGGCCTACAGCATCGTCATCAGGCAGATCTCAGACCTCATGAGTCTGATTCCCAAGTACAACCATCTCGTTTACTCACAGTACCCTGCTGCTGTAAAGCTCACCTACCAGGATGCAGTCAACCTGCAG AACTATGTTGAAGAAAAGCTGATTCCCACCTGGAACTGGATGGTGTCAATCATGGATTCCACCGAGGCTCAGCTGCGATATGGCTCAGCTCTGTCGTCTGCCGGAGACCCGGGTCACCCCAGTCACCCACTCCACGCCTCTCAGCACTCAGCTCGCAGGGAGCGAATGACGGCCCGGGAGGAGGCCAGCCTCCGCACCCTGGAAGGACGCAG GAGAGCAGCTACCCTGCTCACCGCTCGCCAGGGCATGATGTCGGCGCGGGGCGACTTCCTGAACTACGCCTTATCACTGATGCGCTCCCACAATGATGAGCACTCCGATGTGCTTCCTGTGCTGGACGTGTGCTCACTGAAACATGTGGCCTACGTGTTCCAGGCTCTCATCTATTGGATTAAGGCCATGAACCAGCAGACCACTTTGGACACCCCACAGATGGACAGAAAGag GAATCGAGAGATTTTGGAACTGGGTTTGGACAATGAGGATTCTGAACATGAGAACGATGAGGACACCAATCAGA GTTCGACTCTGCAGGACAAGGACGAGGACCCAGTCCCAGCTGAAACTGGTCAGAATCACCCCTTCTTCCGCCGCTCTGACTCCATGACCTTCTTGGGCTGCATCCCTCCCAACCCTTTCGATGTTCCCCTGGCTGAGGCCATTCCTCTGGCAGACCAGCCCCACCTCCTGCAG CCTAATGCCAGGAAGGAGGATCTGTTTGGTCGTCCTTCTCAGGGCTTGTACTCTTCCTCCTACATGGCAACCAAAGGCCTGGCTGAGGCAAGCATGGACAGGAACTGCCTGGAG ATCCTGCCCACTAAGATGTCTTACTCAGCCAACCTGAAGAATGTGATGAGTATGGAAACTGGCCAGCGGAGCACTGAGAACCAGTCACTGGCAGAGCAGGAGATGGAGGCTTCAAAACCAGGCCCTTCACCCCATGACCTCGCCGCCCAGCTGAAGAGCAGCCTACTTGCTGAGATTGGCCTCACTGAGAGTGATGGACCTCCACTTCCATCGTTCAG ACCTCACTGTAGTTTCATGGGGATGATGATCTCACATGACATGCTACTTGGCCGCTGGCGTCTGTCACTGGAGCTCTTTGGTCGTGTCTTCATGGAGGATGTCGGAGCCGAGCCTGGATcg ATCCTCACTGAGCTAGGCGGCTTTGAGGTAAAGGAATCCAAGTTCCGTCGGGAGATGGAGAAGCTGAGGAACCTGCAGTCCCGGGACTTGGCCCTGGAGGTGGACCGGGATCGAGACCAGCTAATACAGCAGACCATGCGTCAGTTAAACACACACTTTGGCAGGCGCTGCACAACCACACCCATGGCAGTGCACCGGGTGAAGGTCACGTTCAAAGATGAGCCTGGCGAGGGCAGCGGTGTGGCCCGCAGCTTCTACACGGCCATTGCCCTGGCCCTCCTCTCCAACGATAAGCTGCCCAATCTGGACTGTGTCCAGAGTGTCAGCAAGGGCATGCAGGCCAGCAGTACGTGTCACCACGATTACAATTCAA aTCTCATGCAGCGCTTGAGAAACAGAGAccgggaaagagagaggagaagtgGGGGGCTTCGAGCGGGATCTCGTAGAGACCGAGACAG AGACTCAAGGAGGCAGCTCTCCATAGACACCAGGCCTTTTAGGCCTTCGTCAGAGGGAAACCCCAGTGATGAGCCCGACCCTCTGCCTGCACACAGACAAGCCCTGGGTGAAAGGCTCTACCCACGCGTTCACGCAATGCAACCG GCGTTTGCCAGTAAAATCACAGGTATGTTGCTGGAGCTGTCCCCTGCccagctgctgttgctgctggctAGTGAGGATTCTCTCCGAGCCAGGGTGGAGGAGGCCATGGAGCTTCTCATTGCACATGGAAG GGAAAATGGTGCCGACAGTATATTGGACCTGGGTCTTTTGGAGGCTCCAGAGAaagcacaa CAGCAGGAGAACCGTAAGCGTCATGGTTCAACCCGCAGTGTGGTTGACATGGAGCTGGACGACCCAGATGATGGGGACGACAACGCTCCTCTCTTCTACCAGCCGGGCAAAAGAGGCTTCTACTCCCCTCGGCCTGGCAAGAATACAGAAGCCAGGCTGAACTGCTTCCGTAACATTGGCAG AATACTGGGGTTATGTCTGCTTCAGAATGAACTTTGTCCAATCACGTTGAACAGACATGTTATCAAAGTGCTGCTTGGGAGGAAG GTGAACTGGCATGACTTTGCGTTCTTTGACCCGGTCATGTATGAGAGCCTGCGGCAGCTGATTCGCCATTCTCAGGCTGGTGAGGCAGATGCAGTGTTTGCTGCCATGGACCTTGCCTTCGCCATTGACCTCTGCAAAGAGGAAGGGGCTGGACAG GTGGAGCTTCTGTCTGGTGGGGTCAACATGCCAGTAACTCCTCTCAACGTGTATGAGTACGTGAGGAAGTACGCTGAGCACAGAATGCTGGTGGTGGCTGAGCAGCCTCTCCAT gcGATGAGGAAGGGTTTGTTAGATGTGCTTCCTAAGAACGCCCTGGAGGACCTGACGGCCGAGGACTTCAGGCTGCTGGTCAACGGCTGTGGAGAAGTCAACGTCCAGATGCTAATTAGCTTCACCTCCTTCAATGATGAATCTG GGGAAAATGCAGACAAGCTCCTGCAGTTTAAACGCTGGTTTTGGTCCATAGTGGAGAAGATGAGCATGACTGAGAGGCAAGATCTG GTGTACTTCTGGACCTCCAGCCCTTCTCTGCCAGCCAGCGAGGAGGGCTTCCAGCCGATGCCCTCCATCACCATCCGGCCTCCAGACGACCAGCACCTCCCGACAGCCAACACCTGCATCTCACGTCTCTACGTGCCACTCTATTCTTCAAAACAGATTCTCAAACAGAAACTCCTGCTAGCCATTAAGACCAAGAATTTTGGTTTTGTGTAG